A single region of the Variovorax terrae genome encodes:
- the rpsK gene encoding 30S ribosomal protein S11, which produces MAKAPANNAAQRVRKKVRKNVADGVAHVHASFNNTIITITDRQGNALSWASSGGQGFKGSRKSTPFAAQVASEVAGRAAIEQGIKNLDVEIKGPGPGRESSVRALAALGIRITSIADVTPVPHNGCRPQKRRRI; this is translated from the coding sequence ATGGCAAAAGCTCCCGCCAATAACGCCGCACAGCGTGTGCGCAAGAAGGTCCGCAAGAATGTGGCGGACGGCGTCGCGCACGTTCACGCGTCGTTCAACAACACCATCATCACCATCACCGACCGTCAGGGCAACGCATTGTCCTGGGCTTCGTCGGGTGGTCAGGGGTTCAAGGGCTCGCGCAAATCCACGCCGTTTGCGGCCCAGGTGGCCTCCGAAGTGGCGGGGCGCGCAGCCATCGAACAAGGCATCAAGAATCTGGATGTCGAGATCAAGGGTCCCGGCCCGGGTCGTGAGTCCTCCGTGCGCGCCCTGGCCGCACTGGGCATCCGGATCACCTCGATCGCCGATGTGACGCCGGTTCCCCACAACGGCTGCCGTCCGCAGAAGCGCCGTCGCATTTAA
- the rpsM gene encoding 30S ribosomal protein S13, whose protein sequence is MARIAGINIPPHQHAEIGLTAIYGIGRTRARKICEACGIAYSKKVKDLTDGDLEKIRDQIAQFTIEGDLRRETTMNIKRLMDIGCYRGFRHRRGLPMRGQRTRTNARTRKGPRKAAAALKK, encoded by the coding sequence ATGGCACGTATCGCTGGCATCAACATTCCGCCGCATCAGCATGCTGAAATTGGCTTGACCGCCATTTACGGCATCGGTCGCACCCGCGCTCGCAAGATCTGCGAGGCTTGCGGCATTGCTTATTCCAAGAAGGTCAAGGATTTGACCGACGGTGACTTGGAAAAAATCCGCGACCAGATCGCCCAGTTCACGATCGAGGGTGACCTGCGCCGCGAAACGACGATGAACATCAAGCGCTTGATGGACATCGGTTGCTACCGTGGCTTCCGCCACCGCCGTGGTTTGCCGATGCGGGGTCAACGTACCCGCACCAATGCCCGCACCCGCAAGGGCCCGCGTAAGGCAGCCGCAGCACTGAAGAAATAA
- the rpmJ gene encoding 50S ribosomal protein L36, whose amino-acid sequence MRVSASVKKICRNCKIIRRKGVVRVICTDPRHKQRQG is encoded by the coding sequence ATGAGAGTTTCGGCTTCGGTCAAGAAAATTTGCCGCAACTGCAAAATCATCCGCCGTAAAGGCGTGGTTCGCGTGATCTGTACGGATCCGCGTCACAAGCAGCGCCAAGGCTGA
- the secY gene encoding preprotein translocase subunit SecY, whose translation MATSAAQIAKTGKFGDLRRRLVFLLLALVVYRIGAHIPVPGIDPGQLQQLFKGQQGGILSLFNMFSGGALSRFTVFALGIMPYISASIIMQLLTYVVPTFEQLKKEGEAGRRKITQYTRYGTLGLAIFQSLSIALALESSQGLVLSPGFGFRMTAVVSLTAGTMFLMWLGEQITERGLGNGISILIFAGIAAGLPNAIGGLLELVRTGAMSILVSVFIVAVVALVTYFVVFVERGQRKILVNYARRQVGNKVYGGQSSHLPLKLNMAGVIPPIFASSIILLPATVVSWVSSGDSMRWLKDIAGALTPGQPIYVMLYATAIVFFCFFYTALVFNSRETADNLKKSGAFIPGIRPGEQTARYIDKILVRLTLAGAVYITFVCLLPEFLILKYNVPFYFGGTSLLIIVVVTMDFMAQVQNYMMSQQYESLLKKANFRTSLGG comes from the coding sequence GTGGCAACCAGCGCGGCACAAATCGCAAAGACGGGCAAGTTCGGCGACCTGCGTCGCCGGCTGGTCTTCTTGCTGCTGGCCCTGGTGGTGTACCGTATCGGTGCCCACATTCCGGTGCCCGGCATCGACCCCGGCCAGCTGCAGCAGCTGTTCAAGGGCCAGCAGGGCGGCATCCTGAGCCTGTTCAACATGTTCTCGGGTGGCGCTCTGTCGCGCTTCACGGTGTTCGCGCTGGGCATCATGCCGTACATTTCGGCGTCGATCATCATGCAGCTGCTCACCTATGTCGTTCCGACATTCGAGCAGCTCAAGAAGGAAGGCGAAGCCGGCCGTCGCAAGATCACGCAGTACACGCGCTATGGCACGCTGGGTCTCGCGATTTTCCAATCGCTCAGCATTGCGCTGGCGCTGGAAAGCTCGCAAGGGCTGGTTCTGTCTCCCGGTTTCGGCTTTCGCATGACGGCTGTGGTCAGCCTGACGGCGGGAACGATGTTCCTGATGTGGCTGGGTGAGCAGATCACCGAGCGCGGCCTGGGTAACGGGATCTCGATCCTGATCTTTGCCGGTATTGCAGCGGGCCTGCCCAATGCGATCGGCGGCCTGCTGGAACTGGTTCGCACGGGTGCCATGAGCATCCTGGTGTCGGTGTTCATCGTGGCCGTGGTGGCGCTGGTGACCTACTTCGTGGTGTTCGTCGAGCGCGGCCAGCGGAAGATTCTGGTCAACTACGCACGCCGCCAGGTGGGCAACAAGGTGTATGGCGGGCAGTCGTCGCACCTGCCGCTGAAGCTGAACATGGCGGGCGTCATTCCGCCGATCTTCGCTTCGTCGATCATCTTGCTGCCGGCAACGGTGGTGAGCTGGGTCAGCTCCGGCGACTCGATGCGCTGGTTGAAGGACATTGCCGGTGCGTTGACGCCCGGGCAGCCGATCTACGTGATGCTGTACGCAACGGCGATCGTGTTCTTCTGCTTCTTCTACACGGCGCTGGTGTTCAACAGCCGTGAGACGGCGGACAACCTGAAGAAGAGTGGTGCGTTCATCCCCGGTATTCGTCCCGGTGAACAAACGGCTCGGTATATCGACAAGATCCTGGTCCGGTTGACGCTGGCGGGGGCGGTCTACATCACGTTCGTGTGTCTGTTGCCCGAGTTCCTGATCCTGAAATACAACGTACCGTTCTATTTTGGGGGCACGTCGCTGCTGATCATCGTGGTGGTGACCATGGACTTCATGGCCCAGGTTCAGAACTACATGATGTCTCAGCAGTACGAATCGCTGTTGAAGAAAGCTAACTTTAGGACTTCATTAGGTGGTTGA
- the rpsD gene encoding 30S ribosomal protein S4, translating into MARYLGPKAKLSRREGTDLFLKSARRSISDKAKFDSKPGQHGRTSGQRTSDFGLQLREKQKVKRMYGVLEKQFRRYFEEADRRKGNTGANLLFILESRLDNVVYRMGFGSTRAEARQLVSHKAITVNGQSVNIPSYMVKTGDVIAVRDKSKKQNRIVEALQLAQQVGMPAWVEVNADKAEGTFKKVPDRDEFAADINESLIVELYSR; encoded by the coding sequence GTGGCACGCTATCTCGGCCCCAAGGCCAAACTCTCCCGCCGTGAAGGCACTGACCTGTTCCTGAAGAGCGCCCGTCGCTCGATCAGCGACAAGGCCAAGTTCGACTCCAAGCCTGGCCAGCACGGCCGCACTTCGGGTCAGCGCACCTCCGATTTCGGTCTGCAGCTGCGCGAAAAGCAGAAGGTCAAGCGCATGTACGGCGTGCTGGAAAAGCAGTTCCGCCGTTACTTCGAGGAAGCCGACCGCCGCAAGGGCAACACCGGCGCGAATCTGCTGTTCATTCTCGAATCGCGCTTGGACAACGTGGTCTACCGCATGGGCTTTGGCTCCACGCGCGCAGAAGCCCGCCAGCTGGTGTCGCACAAGGCGATCACGGTGAATGGCCAGTCGGTCAACATCCCGTCGTACATGGTCAAGACCGGTGACGTGATCGCCGTGCGCGACAAGTCGAAGAAGCAGAACCGCATCGTGGAAGCGCTGCAATTGGCTCAGCAAGTTGGCATGCCGGCATGGGTGGAAGTGAATGCCGACAAGGCAGAAGGCACGTTCAAGAAGGTGCCGGATCGCGACGAGTTCGCCGCCGACATCAACGAATCGTTGATCGTCGAGCTGTACTCGCGCTGA
- a CDS encoding DNA-directed RNA polymerase subunit alpha, translated as MQTNLLKPKAINVEQLGTNRAKVTLEPFERGYGHTLGNALRRVLLSSMVGYAATEVTIAGVLHEYSSIDGVQEDVVNILLNLKGVVFKLHNRDEVTLSLRKDGEGVVTAADIQTPHDVEIINPDHVIAHLSQGGKIDMQIKVEKGRGYVPGTMRRYADEPTKSIGRIVLDASFSPVKRVSYTVESARVEQRTDLDKLVVEIETNGAITAEDAVRASAKILVEQLAVFAQLEGSELAAFDAPAPRSSQQFDPILLRPVDELELTVRSANCLKAENIYYIGDLIQRTENELLKTPNLGRKSLNEIKEVLASRGLTLGMKLESWPPAGLDKR; from the coding sequence ATGCAAACCAACCTGCTGAAACCCAAAGCCATCAACGTAGAACAACTCGGCACCAACCGTGCCAAGGTGACGCTGGAGCCGTTCGAGCGCGGCTATGGTCACACGCTGGGCAACGCCCTGCGTCGCGTTCTGCTGTCGTCCATGGTGGGTTATGCAGCAACCGAAGTCACCATCGCTGGCGTTTTGCATGAGTACTCGTCCATTGACGGTGTGCAGGAAGATGTCGTCAACATCCTGCTGAACCTCAAGGGCGTGGTGTTCAAGCTGCACAACCGCGATGAAGTGACGCTGAGCCTGCGCAAGGATGGCGAAGGCGTGGTGACGGCGGCCGACATCCAGACGCCGCACGATGTCGAGATCATCAACCCCGATCATGTGATCGCCCACCTGTCCCAGGGCGGCAAGATCGACATGCAGATCAAGGTCGAAAAGGGCCGTGGCTATGTGCCCGGGACCATGCGCCGCTATGCGGATGAGCCGACGAAGTCCATTGGCCGCATCGTTCTCGATGCCTCTTTCTCTCCTGTGAAGCGCGTCAGCTACACGGTGGAAAGCGCTCGGGTGGAGCAGCGTACCGACCTGGACAAGCTGGTGGTCGAGATCGAAACCAACGGCGCCATCACGGCGGAAGATGCCGTGCGCGCGTCGGCCAAGATCCTGGTGGAGCAACTGGCGGTCTTTGCCCAGCTGGAAGGCAGCGAACTGGCCGCTTTCGACGCACCTGCCCCGCGCAGCTCGCAGCAATTCGACCCCATCCTGCTGCGCCCTGTTGACGAACTGGAGTTGACGGTCCGTTCCGCCAATTGCCTGAAGGCCGAAAACATCTACTACATCGGTGACCTGATTCAGCGCACCGAGAATGAGCTGCTCAAGACCCCGAACCTGGGTCGCAAGTCGCTCAACGAAATCAAGGAAGTTCTGGCCTCCCGCGGCCTGACCTTGGGTATGAAACTCGAAAGCTGGCCGCCCGCCGGCCTGGACAAGCGTTAA
- the infA gene encoding translation initiation factor IF-1, producing MAKDDVIQMQGEVVENLPNATFRVKLENGHVVLGHISGKMRMHYIRILPGDKVTVELTPYDLSRARIVFRAK from the coding sequence ATGGCAAAGGACGATGTCATTCAGATGCAGGGCGAGGTGGTTGAAAACCTGCCCAACGCGACCTTCCGAGTGAAGCTGGAAAATGGACATGTGGTCCTGGGCCACATTTCCGGAAAGATGAGGATGCATTACATCCGCATCCTTCCTGGTGACAAAGTCACCGTTGAGTTGACGCCCTACGACCTGTCGCGGGCACGCATTGTGTTTCGCGCCAAATAG